A single region of the Variovorax paradoxus genome encodes:
- the araD gene encoding L-arabinonate dehydratase — translation MQRSYDTLRSARWFAPDDFRSFGHRSRVMQMGYAPTDWVGKPIIAIVNTWSDANQCHSHFKQRVDDVKRGIFQAGGFPLELPAISLSESMVKPTTMLYRNFLAMETEELLRSHPVDGAVLMGGCDKTTPGLTMGALSMGLPFIYLPAGPMLRGNWRGQVLGSGSDAFKYWDQRRAGQLSDQAWQEMEAGIARSHGTCMTMGTAATMMGIAEAVGFSLPGASSIPAADANHVRMSAECGRRIVEMVWEDLTPAKMLTRANFENGIACAMAMGCSTNAIVHLIAMSRRAGHPVTLDDFDAASRRVPVVANIRPSGDTYLMEDFFYAGGLPAMLERIRGHLNTEARTVNGRTIGQNIEGAEVFNDDVIRPLGNPIYAEGALAVLRGNIAPDGVVIKPSACAPHLLQHTGRALVFDDYPALKRAVDDPELDVTGDDILVLRNAGPRGAGMPEWGMLPIPTKLLKQGVKDMLRLSDARMSGTSYGGCLLHCSPEAAVGGPLALVRTGDRICVDVPARRIHLEVSDEELARRKAAWTPPPPRYERGYGWMFGRHILQANEGCDFDFLETAFGKPVPEPDIF, via the coding sequence ATGCAACGCTCTTACGACACCCTGCGCAGCGCCCGCTGGTTCGCACCCGACGATTTCCGCTCCTTTGGCCACCGCTCGCGCGTGATGCAGATGGGCTACGCGCCGACCGACTGGGTCGGCAAGCCGATCATTGCGATCGTCAACACGTGGAGCGATGCCAACCAGTGCCACTCGCACTTCAAGCAGCGTGTGGACGACGTCAAGCGCGGCATCTTCCAGGCCGGCGGCTTTCCGCTCGAGCTGCCGGCCATCTCGCTGTCGGAGAGCATGGTCAAGCCGACCACCATGCTCTACCGCAACTTCCTGGCAATGGAGACGGAAGAGCTCTTGCGCAGCCATCCTGTAGATGGCGCCGTGCTGATGGGCGGCTGCGACAAGACCACGCCGGGGCTCACGATGGGGGCGCTCAGCATGGGCCTGCCGTTCATCTACCTGCCGGCCGGCCCCATGCTGCGCGGCAACTGGCGAGGGCAGGTGCTGGGCTCGGGGTCGGACGCATTCAAGTACTGGGACCAGCGCCGCGCCGGCCAACTGAGCGACCAGGCCTGGCAAGAAATGGAAGCCGGCATCGCACGCAGCCATGGCACCTGCATGACCATGGGCACCGCGGCCACGATGATGGGCATTGCCGAAGCCGTGGGCTTTTCGCTGCCTGGCGCCTCGAGCATTCCGGCGGCCGATGCCAATCACGTGCGCATGAGCGCCGAATGCGGCCGCCGCATCGTCGAGATGGTGTGGGAAGACTTGACGCCCGCCAAGATGCTCACACGCGCCAATTTCGAGAACGGCATCGCCTGTGCCATGGCCATGGGTTGCAGCACCAACGCCATCGTTCACCTGATCGCCATGTCGCGCCGCGCCGGCCACCCGGTCACGCTGGACGACTTCGATGCCGCAAGCCGCCGGGTACCGGTGGTCGCCAATATCCGGCCGAGCGGCGACACCTACCTGATGGAAGACTTCTTCTATGCCGGCGGCCTGCCCGCGATGCTGGAGCGCATTCGCGGCCACCTGAACACCGAGGCGCGCACGGTCAACGGCCGCACCATCGGCCAGAACATCGAGGGCGCCGAGGTGTTCAACGATGACGTGATCCGGCCGCTCGGCAACCCCATCTATGCCGAAGGCGCGCTCGCCGTGCTGCGCGGCAACATCGCCCCCGATGGCGTGGTGATCAAGCCGAGCGCATGCGCGCCGCATCTGCTGCAGCACACCGGCCGCGCGCTGGTGTTCGACGACTACCCCGCGCTCAAGAGGGCGGTGGACGATCCCGAGCTGGACGTGACCGGCGACGACATCCTGGTGCTGCGCAATGCCGGCCCGCGCGGTGCGGGCATGCCCGAGTGGGGCATGCTGCCGATACCGACCAAGCTGCTGAAGCAGGGCGTGAAGGACATGCTGCGCCTGTCGGACGCGCGCATGAGCGGCACCAGCTACGGCGGCTGCCTGCTGCACTGCTCGCCCGAAGCGGCCGTCGGCGGTCCGCTGGCGCTGGTCCGCACAGGAGACCGCATCTGCGTCGACGTGCCCGCGCGGCGCATTCACCTGGAAGTGAGCGACGAGGAACTGGCCCGCCGCAAGGCCGCATGGACACCGCCGCCGCCGCGCTACGAGCGCGGCTACGGATGGATGTTCGGCCGCCACATCCTGCAGGCCAACGAAGGCTGCGATTTCGACTTTCTCGAAACCGCGTTCGGCAAGCCGGTGCCCGAGCCCGATATTTTCTGA
- a CDS encoding ribonuclease activity regulator RraA, giving the protein MNPQTREKLMQVSTATLCTALFKRGLRNQFIQNVHPLNPSLPNMVGEAFTLRYMPAREDLNPITVFNDRSHPQRQAVEQCPVGAVLLMDSRKDARAASAGGILVSRLMKRGVAGVVTDGGFRDSPDIAKLGFPAYHQRPSAPTNLTLHQAIDINVPIGCGDVAVWPGDVVVGDAEGVIVIPADIADEVAAEATEMTVFEDFVQEKVLEGRSILGLYPPTEEQSRTEFAAWRQARGR; this is encoded by the coding sequence GTGAATCCCCAAACCCGCGAGAAGCTGATGCAGGTCAGCACCGCCACCCTGTGCACGGCCCTGTTCAAGCGCGGCCTGCGCAACCAGTTCATCCAGAACGTGCATCCGCTCAACCCGTCGTTGCCCAACATGGTGGGCGAGGCGTTCACGCTGCGCTACATGCCCGCGCGCGAAGACCTGAACCCCATCACCGTGTTCAACGACCGCAGTCACCCGCAGCGCCAGGCCGTGGAGCAATGCCCAGTGGGCGCGGTGCTGCTGATGGACAGCCGCAAGGACGCGCGCGCCGCCTCGGCCGGCGGCATTCTGGTGAGCCGGCTCATGAAGCGCGGCGTGGCCGGCGTGGTCACCGACGGAGGCTTTCGCGACAGCCCCGACATCGCGAAGCTGGGCTTTCCTGCGTACCACCAGCGCCCGAGCGCGCCGACCAACCTCACGCTGCACCAGGCCATCGACATCAACGTGCCCATAGGCTGCGGCGACGTGGCCGTGTGGCCCGGCGACGTGGTGGTGGGCGATGCGGAGGGCGTCATCGTGATTCCGGCGGACATTGCCGATGAAGTTGCGGCCGAGGCCACCGAGATGACCGTCTTCGAAGACTTCGTGCAGGAGAAGGTGCTCGAAGGCCGCTCCATCCTCGGCCTCTATCCGCCGACCGAGGAGCAAAGCCGCACCGAGTTCGCCGCCTGGCGGCAGGCCCGCGGCCGCTGA
- a CDS encoding GntR family transcriptional regulator produces the protein MTALTRIRLDRTRLAAPQVLEKLRDAILSLELVPGTVLVRQELADRFGVSQTPVREALLRLAEEGLVDVFPQHATLVSRIDIDAARQAHFLRRSIELEIVHQLAEQATPDLVAQLKTQIALQATLAAERQYSEFVGADRKFHHLMYEAAGVPSLWDMVSRVSGHVDRLRRLHLPTAGKTEAILRDHRAIVRAIAQGDSAGAQKALREHLSGTLSSLPEICARHPSFIVPGS, from the coding sequence ATGACCGCCCTCACCCGGATCCGACTCGACCGCACACGCCTCGCAGCGCCGCAGGTGCTCGAAAAGCTGCGCGACGCCATCCTTTCGCTTGAACTGGTGCCCGGCACGGTGCTGGTCCGGCAGGAGCTGGCGGACAGGTTCGGCGTGAGCCAGACACCCGTGCGCGAGGCCTTGCTGCGCCTGGCCGAGGAAGGCCTGGTGGACGTGTTTCCCCAGCACGCGACGCTGGTCAGCCGCATCGACATCGACGCGGCCCGGCAGGCTCACTTTCTGCGCCGCTCGATCGAGCTCGAAATCGTGCACCAGCTGGCGGAGCAGGCAACGCCCGATCTTGTCGCGCAGCTGAAAACACAAATCGCGCTGCAAGCGACCTTGGCGGCGGAGCGGCAGTACAGCGAATTCGTCGGCGCCGACCGCAAGTTTCATCACCTGATGTACGAAGCCGCCGGCGTGCCGAGCCTGTGGGACATGGTGAGCCGCGTCTCGGGCCACGTCGACCGGCTGCGGCGCCTGCACCTGCCCACTGCGGGCAAGACCGAGGCGATTCTTCGCGACCACCGCGCCATCGTGCGCGCCATTGCGCAAGGCGACAGTGCCGGCGCGCAGAAGGCTCTGCGCGAGCACCTATCGGGCACGCTGAGTTCGCTGCCGGAAATTTGCGCGCGGCATCCCAGCTTTATCGTGCCGGGGAGTTGA
- a CDS encoding Bug family tripartite tricarboxylate transporter substrate binding protein, whose product MPFIQRAARLLLAASTFASAFTLAPTLALAQAEWPAAKTITYVVPFTAGGSTDIVGRILANKLQESLHQSVVVDNKPGQAGGIGAAYVAKAAPDGYTLFGGTISTHAINASLYKKLPYDPMKDFEPVSLVGRLPNVLIVNSQLGVNSVAELIALLKKDESKRTFASSGAGTSTHLAGEMFADMIGVKLTHVPYKGTPPAMTDVASGLVPFMFDQVTAALPLVKSGKLKLLAVTTGKRIALVPELPTMIESGVAGFEMSSWQAVYAPKGTPKPIIQRLNAEIVKALKQPDVQAKLSGQLAMDIAASTPEELRDHMAREIPRWAELVKKSGATAD is encoded by the coding sequence ATGCCCTTCATTCAACGCGCCGCGCGGCTGCTGCTCGCCGCATCCACATTCGCGTCTGCATTCACGCTGGCACCCACCCTGGCGCTCGCGCAAGCCGAATGGCCCGCAGCCAAGACCATCACCTACGTCGTGCCCTTCACGGCCGGCGGCTCCACGGACATCGTGGGCCGCATCCTCGCCAACAAGCTGCAGGAGAGCCTGCACCAGTCGGTGGTGGTCGACAACAAGCCGGGGCAGGCCGGCGGCATCGGCGCCGCCTACGTGGCCAAGGCCGCGCCCGACGGCTACACGCTGTTCGGCGGCACCATCAGCACGCACGCCATCAACGCCAGCCTCTACAAGAAGCTGCCCTACGACCCGATGAAGGACTTCGAGCCCGTGTCGCTGGTCGGCCGGCTGCCCAACGTGCTGATCGTCAACAGCCAGCTCGGCGTGAACTCGGTGGCCGAGCTGATTGCGCTGCTCAAGAAGGACGAATCGAAGCGCACCTTCGCTTCTTCGGGCGCGGGAACATCGACGCACCTGGCCGGCGAGATGTTTGCCGACATGATCGGCGTGAAGCTCACGCACGTGCCGTACAAGGGTACGCCGCCCGCCATGACCGACGTGGCCTCGGGCCTGGTGCCCTTCATGTTCGACCAGGTGACCGCCGCGCTGCCCCTGGTGAAGAGCGGCAAGCTGAAACTTCTGGCCGTGACCACCGGCAAGCGCATTGCACTCGTGCCCGAGCTGCCGACCATGATCGAATCGGGCGTCGCGGGTTTCGAAATGTCGTCATGGCAGGCCGTGTACGCGCCCAAGGGCACGCCCAAGCCCATCATCCAGCGCCTGAATGCCGAGATCGTGAAGGCGCTCAAGCAGCCCGACGTGCAGGCCAAGCTCTCGGGCCAGCTGGCCATGGACATCGCCGCCAGCACGCCCGAAGAATTGCGCGATCACATGGCCCGCGAGATTCCGCGATGGGCCGAACTGGTGAAAAAGTCGGGCGCCACGGCCGACTGA